The following are encoded together in the Bacillus sp. NP157 genome:
- a CDS encoding HAD family hydrolase, with the protein MSTRDPIVFLFDVDNTLIDNDRFSADLAAQLEQRFGKEGRERYNAIDKDIRAQVGYADYLGVLQRLRGQQSSPDFMQMSFFLLDYPFDERRFPGVLEAIDHLRTLGRPVIMSDGDTVFQPRKIRRAGLWDAFRGDVLIYVHKEEMLDDMQAKYPADHYVMVDDKPRILVAMKKLLGDRVTTVFVRQGHYAAAAGKELEETPPDITVAGVGELAALGREVFLSAA; encoded by the coding sequence GTGTCCACCCGCGACCCCATCGTGTTCCTGTTCGACGTCGATAACACCCTGATCGACAACGACCGTTTCAGCGCCGACCTCGCCGCGCAGCTGGAACAGCGCTTCGGCAAGGAAGGCCGCGAGCGCTACAACGCCATCGACAAGGACATCCGCGCCCAGGTCGGCTATGCCGACTACCTCGGCGTGCTGCAGCGCCTCCGCGGCCAGCAGAGCAGCCCCGACTTCATGCAGATGTCGTTCTTCCTGCTCGACTACCCCTTCGACGAGCGCCGCTTCCCTGGCGTGCTGGAAGCCATCGACCACCTGCGCACGCTCGGCCGGCCGGTGATCATGTCCGACGGCGACACCGTGTTCCAGCCGCGCAAGATCCGCCGCGCCGGGCTGTGGGATGCGTTCCGCGGCGACGTGCTGATCTACGTGCACAAGGAAGAGATGCTCGACGACATGCAGGCGAAGTACCCCGCCGACCATTACGTCATGGTCGACGACAAGCCGCGCATCCTCGTCGCGATGAAGAAGCTGCTGGGCGACCGTGTCACCACGGTGTTCGTCAGGCAGGGGCACTACGCCGCGGCGGCGGGCAAGGAGCTGGAAGAGACCCCGCCGGATATCACCGTGGCCGGGGTCGGCGAGCTGGCGGCGTTGGGGCGCGAGGTGTTCCTGAGCGCCGCTTGA